The Panicum virgatum strain AP13 chromosome 5K, P.virgatum_v5, whole genome shotgun sequence genome has a window encoding:
- the LOC120710017 gene encoding protein trichome birefringence-like 19, whose amino-acid sequence MVLCFKLLFGPTAAIFLSAVVILSCFTNVPHLQPSYSDDDLIGRSSYLAAPAPPPKCDIFRGEWVPDPDAPHYTNETCAFIQEHQNCMFYGRPDLDFLKWRWKPHGCELPRFDPHRFLAVVGNKTIGFVGDSLARNHMQSLLCLLSKVASPKDVSVTDKTDPNKILYYEGYNFTIYLFWSPFLVRAEEVGADRPGVFRLYLDEPDGRWLSASSRFDYLLLSGANWFTRESYFYERGQLVGGMYVPLNFTSSLTNQYSHRMAFRTALRALTFARFRGKVILRTLSPMSHFEGGPYNAGGDCRRTRPLRANETAPMGGVELEFYASQLEEFREAAEAKGLDLVLMNSTAAMLMRPDGHPSRYGHWPDEKRALYNDCIHWCLPGPVDAWNDMLLHMLSDSN is encoded by the exons ATGGTTCTGTGCTTCAAGCTCCTGTTCGGCCCCACGGCCGCCATCTTCCTCTCGGCCGTCGTCATCCTCTCCTGCTTCACCAACGTGCCGCACCTGCAGCCGAGCTACAGCGACGACGACCTCATCGGCCGCTCGTCCTAcctcgcggcgccggcgccgccgcccaagtgCGACATCTTCCGCGGCGAGTGGGTGCCGGACCCGGACGCGCCGCACTACACCAACGAGACGTGCGCCTTCATCCAGGAGCACCAGAACTGCATGTTCTACGGCCGCCCAGACCTCGACTTCCTCAAGTGGCGCTGGAAGCCGCACGGCTGCGAACTCCCGCGGTTCGACCCGCACAGGttcctcgccgtcgtcgggAACAAGACGATCGGCTTCGTCGGCGACTCGCTGGCCAGGAACCACATGCAGTCCCTCCTTTGCCTCCTCTCCAAG GTGGCGTCGCCCAAGGACGTGTCGGTGACGGACAAGACGGACCCGAACAAGATCCTCTACTACGAGGGCTACAACTTCACCATCTACCTCTTCTGGTCGCCGTTCCTGGtgcgggcggaggaggtcggcgCCGACCGCCCCGGCGTGTTCCGGCTGTACCTGGACGAGCCCGACGGCAGGTGGCTGTCCGCCTCCTCCCGGTTCGACTACCTGCTCCTCTCGGGGGCCAACTGGTTCACGCGCGAGTCCTACTTCTACGAGCGCGGGCAGCTCGTCGGCGGCATGTACGTCCCGCTCAACTTCACCAGCAGCCTCACCAACCAGTACTCCCACCGGATGGCGTTCCGGACGGCGCTCCGGGCGCTCACCTTCGCCCGGTTCCGCGGCAAGGTAATCCTCCGGACGCTGTCGCCCATGTCGCACTTCGAGGGCGGGCCGTACAACGCCGGCGGGGATTGCCGGCGCACGCGGCCGCTCCGGGCCAACGAGACGGCGCCCATGGGGGGCGTGGAGCTGGAGTTCTACGCGTCGCAGCTGGAGGAGTtcagggaggcggcggaggcgaagggCCTGGACCtggtgctcatgaactccaccgcCGCGATGCTGATGCGGCCCGACGGCCACCCCAGCCGGTACGGGCACTGGCCTGACGAGAAGCGGGCGCTGTACAACGACTGCATCCACTGGTGCCTGCCAGGGCCCGTCGACGCCTGGAACGACATGCTGCTCCACATGCTGTCAGATTCAAATTAA